The following are from one region of the Pseudomonas putida genome:
- the ptsP gene encoding phosphoenolpyruvate--protein phosphotransferase: MLNTLRKIVQEVNSAKDLKSALGIIVLRVKEAMGSQVCSVYLLDPETNRFVLMATEGLNKRSIGKVSMAPNEGLVGLVGTREEPLNLENAADHPRYRYFAETGEEKFASFLGAPIIHHRRVVGVLVIQQKERRQFDEGEEAFLVTMSAQLAGVIAHAEATGSIRGLGRQGKGIQEARFVGVPGSPGAAVGRAVVMLPPADLEVVPDKIVDDIDAELKLFQNALEGVRDDMRKLSAKLATQLRPEERALFDVYLMMLEDAALGGEVTEVIKTGQWAQGALRQVVGEHVNRFELMDDDYLRERASDVKDLGRRLLAYLQEARAQSLVYADNTILVSEELTPAMLGEVPEGKLVGLVSVLGSGNSHVAILARAMGIPTVMGLVDLPYSKVDGIEMIVDGYKGEVFTNPSEVLRKQYSDVVEEERQLAQGLDALRELPCVTPDGHRMPLWVNTGLLADVARAQQRGAEGVGLYRTEVPFMINQRFPSEKEQLAIYREQLAAFHPLPVTMRTLDIGGDKSLSYFPIKEENPFLGWRGIRVTLDHPEIFLVQTRAMLKASEGLNNLRILLPMISGIHELEEALHLIHRAWGEVRDEGTDVPMPPVGVMVEIPAAVYQTKELARQVDFLSVGSNDLTQYLLAVDRNNPRVADLYDYLHPAVLQALNTVVRDAHGEGKPVSICGEMAGDPAAAILLMAMGFDSLSMNATNLPKVKWMLRQINLGKAKELLTEALSHDNPQVIHSSLQLALKNLGLARMIGPGANKTL, from the coding sequence ATGCTCAATACGCTGCGCAAGATCGTCCAGGAAGTAAACTCCGCCAAAGATCTCAAGTCGGCGTTGGGGATCATTGTCTTGCGTGTCAAGGAGGCCATGGGCAGCCAGGTCTGCTCGGTCTACCTGCTCGACCCGGAAACCAACCGCTTCGTGCTGATGGCCACCGAAGGCCTGAACAAGCGCTCCATCGGCAAGGTCAGCATGGCCCCCAACGAAGGCCTGGTCGGCCTGGTCGGTACCCGGGAAGAGCCGCTCAACCTGGAAAACGCTGCCGACCACCCGCGTTACCGCTACTTTGCCGAAACCGGCGAAGAAAAATTCGCGTCGTTCCTTGGTGCACCGATCATCCACCACCGCCGCGTGGTCGGGGTATTGGTCATCCAGCAAAAGGAGCGCCGCCAGTTCGACGAGGGCGAAGAAGCCTTCCTGGTCACCATGAGCGCCCAGCTCGCAGGGGTTATCGCCCACGCCGAGGCGACCGGCTCGATCCGCGGCCTGGGCCGCCAGGGCAAGGGCATCCAGGAAGCGCGCTTCGTCGGCGTGCCGGGTTCGCCTGGCGCCGCCGTGGGGCGCGCCGTGGTGATGCTGCCGCCGGCTGACCTGGAAGTGGTACCGGACAAGATCGTCGATGACATTGATGCCGAACTGAAGCTGTTCCAGAACGCCCTCGAAGGCGTGCGCGACGACATGCGCAAGCTGTCTGCCAAGCTGGCCACCCAGTTGCGCCCGGAAGAGCGTGCACTGTTCGATGTGTACCTGATGATGCTCGAAGACGCCGCCCTGGGCGGTGAGGTGACCGAAGTCATCAAGACCGGCCAATGGGCCCAGGGGGCCCTGCGCCAGGTGGTGGGCGAGCACGTCAACCGCTTCGAACTGATGGACGATGACTACCTGCGCGAGCGTGCCTCCGACGTCAAGGACCTTGGCCGGCGCCTGCTGGCATACCTGCAGGAAGCCCGCGCGCAGTCGCTGGTGTATGCCGACAACACGATTCTTGTCAGTGAAGAGCTGACCCCGGCGATGCTCGGCGAAGTGCCGGAAGGCAAGCTGGTCGGCCTGGTCTCGGTACTGGGCTCGGGCAACTCCCATGTCGCTATCCTGGCGCGCGCCATGGGCATCCCCACGGTGATGGGCCTGGTCGATTTGCCATATTCCAAGGTCGACGGCATCGAGATGATCGTCGACGGCTACAAGGGCGAGGTGTTCACCAACCCCAGCGAAGTGCTGCGCAAGCAGTACAGCGACGTTGTCGAGGAGGAGCGCCAGCTGGCCCAGGGCCTGGATGCCCTGCGCGAGCTGCCGTGCGTTACCCCGGACGGCCACCGTATGCCGCTGTGGGTCAACACCGGCCTGCTCGCCGACGTGGCCCGTGCCCAGCAGCGTGGTGCCGAAGGGGTAGGGCTGTACCGCACCGAAGTGCCGTTCATGATCAACCAGCGCTTCCCCAGCGAGAAAGAGCAGCTGGCCATCTACCGCGAGCAACTGGCGGCCTTCCACCCGCTGCCGGTGACCATGCGGACCCTCGACATCGGCGGTGACAAGTCGCTGTCGTACTTCCCGATCAAGGAAGAAAACCCGTTCCTGGGCTGGCGCGGCATCCGCGTCACCCTCGACCACCCGGAAATCTTCCTGGTGCAGACTCGCGCCATGCTCAAGGCCAGCGAGGGGCTTAACAACCTGCGTATTCTGCTGCCGATGATTTCCGGCATCCATGAGCTGGAAGAGGCACTGCACCTGATCCACCGCGCCTGGGGCGAGGTGCGTGACGAAGGTACCGATGTGCCGATGCCACCGGTTGGCGTGATGGTGGAAATTCCTGCGGCGGTGTACCAGACCAAGGAGCTGGCACGGCAGGTGGACTTCCTGTCGGTCGGCTCCAACGACCTGACCCAGTACCTGTTGGCGGTGGACCGCAACAACCCGCGGGTCGCCGACCTGTACGACTACCTGCACCCGGCGGTGCTGCAGGCGCTGAACACGGTAGTGCGCGATGCCCATGGCGAAGGCAAACCGGTGAGTATCTGCGGCGAGATGGCCGGTGATCCGGCAGCGGCGATACTGTTGATGGCCATGGGCTTCGACAGCCTGTCGATGAACGCCACCAACCTGCCGAAGGTGAAGTGGATGCTGCGCCAGATCAACCTGGGCAAGGCCAAGGAATTGCTGACCGAGGCCTTGAGCCATGACAACCCGCAGGTTATCCACAGCTCGCTGCAACTGGCCCTGAAGAACCTCGGGCTGGCGCGGATGATCGGGCCTGGGGCCAATAAAACCCTGTGA